GACGCATAACAGAAAAACTCCTCTCACACTCACATGAAGTAACAGGAAGTGTCCCAAGTATCCTTAAAGCTatcctaatattttcaaatccaGGAAATGATATTGATTTAAGAGTTAAAGATATATTGTCAGGAATAGTCCCAGAGAAACTTTCCCAGTATTTTTCCCAAAGAACTAGTTCCCCATTCAAGGCACTGATATTAGggaaatcatttatataaaaatcatagaATATTTCAAACTGCTTCCTCCAACACAATTGGGTTTTGGGtcttttaagaaaagaaataatattaaatggaATAATTGATAACCCTTTATATGCAGCTACAGTTTCTGATTTAAATCTTGTAGATATAGATGTAGATACATGATCTATAAGAGGGATAGTAACAGCTCTTTTAAAGTATTCTGAAACAGACTCTGATGGAACattaaaacgatttttttgaATAGAACAGGTTCTtggtttcaaaacaaaaatttcagcTTTACTTGAAAGCAAACATGCTGCTTCATAGCAGTTATTATGAAAACTATCTATATCATTTCTGACggaaataaatgtatttttaagagCTGTAATAAGATGCAAACCGTCTAAGATATCAATAGTTTTTGATTGCAGCAACCGAGTAACAGGTAAAGTAAAATCAAAGACACGTGTTGTCACAACTAAAGTAAAGACAAACTGAAAAGTGCcaatggaatttaaaaaagtagaagatTTGTTTTGTGTGTCTTTGTTAACAGAACTCTCAGGGGAAGCCATGATACATAAAGCATggaaaatagataaataatgcTCAAGAAAAGTGTTTAAACCATCTATACGCTCAATCCATCTAGTTCTACagatatcttttaatttttttttatgcgttTGAGGTTCACGCTCTAAAATGCTAGcttctaaaaacttttgtctattttctgaataattaaaaaaataagaaagttcgcgaactttattaaaaacctctGAAACTAATTGGACATTACACGATTCACAAACTGATAAGTTCAGTCGATGGCTATGACAATGTGTATACAAAGcctttgaatttatattaagaACCGGAGCAGAAAGACCATTTATATACCCAGAGACAGAACTGGCTCCATCATATCCCTGACCCCTACAGTTTTTTATATCTAGATTTAAGTTGCTTACacaatttaaaagaacattaaatCTTTTCCTTTAACTCCTTCACTACAatgaataaattgaataaagtcTTCTCTGATATTGAAATCACTATCAACAAATTGTAAAACTAATGAAATTTGCTCTTTAGTAGATGAGTCACAGGCTGCATCtgcaattattgaaaaaaaaacatttttgcgaACTTCAGATAGTATAGATTCACTAATTTCTTCACCACagcatttaataatttcattttgtgAAGTCTTCGAAATGTAGGAGGCATTCTTTGAACAGTTATTAAGATGAGAGCCAAAAACATCATTTCCATTGCGtacagcaaaatttaaaagtttattaaaacaaccAGTTCCACATTTCGAATATTCTCTAGCCTCTGGAAGATATTGTTAATCATCTCTGTGGTCTCTCAAAGGTGTATTGGTTTGACCGCAAAAAATTATAGCGTCAACAATAGGACGAAGTAtttggcaattttttattattttttcttttacattagTATCAATGATGACATTTATTGGTTGACTTATGCCTGAGGAAtgactcaaaaaaatattaaaaacaggcATAGTAAATGCATGTAAACCATTTTTAGTTGACTCATGATTTGAAAATGATCTAATAGCATCAGACTATTTATTGGCTCCAAAAACAAATGTGTTAACTTACGTGATCTTTGTTTGAATTTAATGCCAAATAATACACAAGACAAACAAAATGCACCATCAGTACTTTTAGAATATCTCAGCCAAGAAAACTCTTTCAACCAAAGATATCTAAACTGACGACCAGAATCTTTTAGGAAAATGTAATCTTCATTAggaataaacatatttttaattaataaaaaaatttcatggtcaattaaaaattcaacctTTTGTCTAAAGAAAGCAACATCATTTTGCTCAAAAGACTGGAGAGCATTTAGTACTTCTTTAGGTGGTAAAATAATGTTCGAAGGgcattcaatattattattataaaaattaggtaCATTCCTGATGCTtgaagattttgtaaaaaaagattttgatagaACACTGTCCTTAGATGTCTTTGAGTGAGAAGAAACATCTTAACTTAATGTTAATGATTGAGAAGATGTTGTCGATTGAGAAAAAGACATTGCTAATTGAGAAGAAAATCTATTTGATTTTAGAATACAAGATGTATTTTGTAAGACTGCACTAGTAGGTTCTAAGTCTGGGTTTGTTTTATGAAAGAATGTAAGGATAGAGTAGGgctttttatttggatttttgGCTACTGTGCTGGGTACAATTGTAGCAACTTGATCAATGGTGGTCTGTTTTGTATCTAGAAATTTATTAGGTGACAAGACTGGCAGCAACTTTTTCGAAATTATTGTTTCTGATTTACTGGAAAGTTTACGctttttaggaataaaaattAGTGGGACATAGTGATTATGCTGAAATGTACCGGACTGAAAATTCCTatcataacaaaacaaaatgtaaaatggAGAATAACATTTAATGGGAGTACGTGGTGAGATCTcttggttaaaaaatattttatacttttcaacACCGAAATCTGGGTAACAGGAAACAATATTACAAGAAAGAACTGATGATAAAcctaacaaacataaaaaaccagCCCATTTTTCTGTGCTCTCACAGTTTGCAATTGCTTcagctttaataatattattattttcgaagCCAGAATCTAATGCAGAATGAGATACTGACATACACAACAAACTTTTGAGATTAATAAAATGAGAACTataatcagaaaatatttttgaaaataaaggaTGCTTACAGTAATAATCAGcatgtatataaatttcaagGGACGTTAAAACTCTTAACACACTCATCAGTGTATTGtcagcaacaaaaaataatgatgcaGAGCTGTACATACAACTTCCAGATGCTTCAgaccttaagaaaaaaaatatacatttacttcatgtttttaagAGCTAAACTTCTTTTatcaataagtttaaaattgagTAAAAAATCTTTGCTTTTTGAACAAATTCATAAATCAAATCAATAGTCAAGAATTCAGACAAACCAACTTATGATTTTGACATGTAggaatataatttatacatcatgaacatattatatacatacatgtcaAAATCATTTGACGATGTTGACACTTATTAAAT
This Hydra vulgaris chromosome 04, alternate assembly HydraT2T_AEP DNA region includes the following protein-coding sequences:
- the LOC136079867 gene encoding uncharacterized protein LOC136079867; the encoded protein is MAYNLIDDVLKRFKTDNLVDLNTFYETLLDKYIYNNNKRVSNEGLLSRYIDGTIRRNICAEVCIPSYLKDNKMHCIALRSEASGSCMYSSASLFFVADNTLMSVLRVLTSLEIYIHADYYCKHPLFSKIFSDYSSHFINLKSLLCMSVSHSALDSGFENNNIIKAEAIANCESTEKWAGFLCLLGLSSVLSCNIVSCYPDFGVEKYKIFFNQEISPRTPIKCYSPFYILFCYDRNFQSGTFQHNHYVPLIFIPKKRKLSSKSETIISKKLLPVLSPNKFLDTKQTTIDQVATIVPSTVAKNPNKKPYSILTFFHKTNPDLEPTSAVLQNTSCILKSNRFSSQLAMSFSQSTTSSQSLTLS
- the LOC136079466 gene encoding 52 kDa repressor of the inhibitor of the protein kinase-like, encoding MFIPNEDYIFLKDSGRQFRYLWLKEFSWLRYSKSTDGAFCLSCVLFGIKFKQRSQAREYSKCGTGCFNKLLNFAVRNGNDVFGSHLNNCSKNASYISKTSQNEIIKCCGEEISESILSEVRKNVFFSIIADAACDSSTKEQISLVLQFVDSDFNIREDFIQFIHCSEGVKGKDLMGQGYDGASSVSGYINGLSAPVLNINSKALYTHCHSHRLNLSVCESCNVQLVSEVFNKVRELSYFFNYSENRQKFLEASILEREPQTHKKKLKDICRTRWIERIDGLNTFLEHYLSIFHALCIMASPESSVNKDTQNKSSTFLNSIGTFQFVFTLVVTTRVFDFTLPVTRLLQSKTIDILDGLHLITALKNTFISVRNDIDSFHNNCYEAACLLSSKAEIFVLKPRTCSIQKNRFNVPSESVSEYFKRAVTIPLIDHVSTSISTRFKSETVAAYKGLSIIPFNIISFLKRPKTQLCWRKQFEIFYDFYINDFPNISALNGELVLWEKYWESFSGTIPDNISLTLKSISFPGFENIRIALRILGTLPVTSCECERSFSVMRRLKDYMRTTMSEDRLNGLALMYIHQEIVPCIDNVINRFSIKNRRLDFND